TATGCGTCAAGAACATTTATAGACAAGTTTCACAATCGCTAATACATTATTAGTATTTTTAAATACAATGATTAACATTTCTTTCAAATATATCTTTGATGTATAGATTTTTTATACACATCTGAATCACTTATTTGATATATGGTTAGCATTTTCCAGATACATGATTTCCCATTTTTGTaatatcacaaacattttttttaaatgtgtgaaCATCTTTAAAATCTCACAAATATTTGTTGTACGCTATCAACATTTTTCATatgcattttaaacattttaagtacattttaacatttttaatacatgattaaattttcttttcatatatatgttttgatgtgTACTCTTTTGCATACACATCGCACATTTTTTGTATAGATCAAGAATAGTTTTTATCCACCTTTAACATTTTTTACATACATTATTAACATTTTTTCACAGTTTTTATGTCTACTTTTCCATACACATTCTACATTTTTTTTATACATTAGAAAAAAAATTccatacatgtttaacatttttcaaatgcgcGATTAGTATTTCCTCAATTCTGTATGCAATATGATTTTTATACTAAATAGATTTTGAATATTTCAAAATATAAGAAAAACTAAAACCATAaagcaaaaaagagaaagaaaaaaacaaagggaAAAACGCTCAATGCTTGCGGTACCCAGCCAGGCACAGACCAGGGAGCTCCTATACAACGACCTGCGCACTGGGAAAGAAGGCAGCGTGCACCCCATTcggttcctttttttttcttctttaagAAAGTTCAGATTGGAAAAGAATTtagaattttaaaaagttcaacaATGCAAGGCAATGTTTACGAATTCAGAAAAAGTTCACAATTTCTGAAAAATGAATAATGTTTGAATTTTGATGGACACTTTTTGTATTTGGATGAACACAATTTGAATTTTGGATGAACATTTTGTTAGTATTTGAtgtacaaaatatgaattttgaagGAATTTTTTTAATTTAGATGACTTTTTTATATTTGATGAACAAATTTGAAATTCAGTGAACAactatttgaaattcatgaacaaatTTTAAATTCAATGAACACATTTTTGAAAAAACTATGAGCAAATTTTGAATTCGAGAACATTTTCTgaatacaatgaacattttttaatatgatAAATTTTTTgttaaaatcatgaatattttttgaatttaatgAGAAAAAAATTATTTTGATGAAAAatttgtattttaaaaatattcacctaGATGACAAAAAGTTTTAATTTATAAAAAAATTCACTGATTTAATGAAAAAATGTTCCAGATTgcagaaaatgtttgtgaatttggaaagaaaacacaaaaaaataaagtaaaagggaaattaaaaataaagaaaaaatgaaaattaaaagggatatgaaaaaaggaaaaagaaaaggagaaaaaaaaagaaataaccGGCTTGGCCAGCCCAAACCTAGGCAGCGTCGACTATGGGGGTGCGCGCGGTCACTAGGCAGCGACTGGCACGCCAAATAGGATCCGGAGAGCAACTAATTGATGAGTATTCCTTCTGGAGCCCCCACAAGGGTCACTTGGGGTGGGCTGGGGGCGCGCCACTTGGCGCTTTCTCAACCGCCTTCACGTGTCGCGCTCTGAAAGCTTCCtctgtatttttttatttttctgtacgCATTTTCAGATTTTAGATTATTTATTTTGGTTTTTTTTCGACTTTTCAGTTTTCCCGCGGTTTTTCTTAGGTTTTggatttttttaaatattttgCGCGCAACAACACGTTTTTTCGtgagaggcacatatttacttcttatgaaggcatggatttgcttctacgagaggcacggtcgtgtctCTCGAAAAGAGAAAAATGCATTTTCATTTttcccttccgcgagaggcacatttTTACTTCTTGTGGAGGCATGGATttactttcgtgagaggcacggtcgtTCCTCTCGAAaagggggaaaacatttttttcctTCCGTGAGGGGCAAAGATTTACTTCTCGTTGAGGCACggatttacttccgcgagaggcacgatcgtGCCTATCGAAAAGGGGAAAAgcatgtttttttttcttccgcgagagacgAATACTTTTCATGGAGGCACGGATGTGTTTCCATgagaggcacagtcgtgcctctcgaaaaggggaaaatatgtttctttctttttttcttatgCGAGAGCCACAGATTTACTTCTCATGAAGGTACgaatttgcttctgcgagaggcacggtcatgcctctcggaaagggaaaaacgttctttttcttttgtgagaGACAAAGGTTTACTTCTCGTGGATGCACAGATTTGCTCATACgaaaggcacggtcgtgcctctcggaaaaggaaAAACGTGTGCCTCTTTGAAAAGGGAAAAAACAGGCTCCCGGTTCGTTTTTTCCATGAAAAAAAATTCCATTGAAACCTATCAACATGGTATCTAGTTTTTAAGATCTTGACATGAATCCAACgatgaaaacggtttgagatttggacgaacggtttaagagataaaatattttaaataaacgAATATGCGAAAAAAGAGAAACTTCCAGATAGGGACAAGTGATGCACATGCAGCGCGTCACTTTTCACAATCTAATAAGATGAGAGTAATCTTTGAGAGAAGTACTTCTTAATTAGTGAGTTGCGATGTTCGCAAAAAAAATAGTGATTTTGTAGGATCTGCCTACAGACCAACCATGTAGTTTGGCGTGGCTGAGTGGGCCGTGCCGTGCCTGGCCGTATAGCCCACGCCGGACCATTCCGGCCAATCGCGGGCTAGGTTTTTGACTGCTTCTAACAGCTCGCTTGCCCATGCTTAAGCGGTTAAGCCCAAGCCCATGACCGGAAGTTGCATTCTCTCTTTCCTCTGTTTCGTTATGGCCTTATGGGACAGGAGGCCTCACCGGAGAACTCGCTGGAGTTTGCTTTAGGGTTGGGAGTTCGGAGATCTCTGAAGGGAGGGTCGTCAGCGGAGGATGAGGCTGCGGCGAAGATTGCGGCGGCCATCTTCGACCCGCCGCGGCCATCGTGGCAGGTGGTCGGGGCAACAGGCTACATCGCGAATCCGGGCACATTTCCGAACGATTTCTGTAAGTTCAAACCCTCTCCGTAGTACAACGCCCTAGCACCAGTCTATGTTTCTGCATTCTGTTCCAATCATCGTTTCACCCACATTGTCGTAGCGATGGGACGGTACAAAAGCGAACATGAGATACGCTCGAAATGCAAGGGATCCTGTATATTTTCCATTCACAGAAGAATGATGTATCTGTTGGTTTGGAGTGAATTACATATACATCTATCGGATTTTTTGGATTAAAAGCAACGGATCTGTATAACCTAACCTCAATCTGTCCAATTCTTGCTTTCTGCTGATTTAGCGGCCATTAACCTTACTTCCTTTAATGTGTGTATGTATGGTATCATCTGCAATTCGCAACAACTAGAAGGGATTTTTGGATCCCAGGGCACGGATCACCACCAAACCTGGCAGGAGATACCGGAATAGAGCAACCCCTTTTACCTATGCAAGCCTGAAAGAACAGAATAAATAGTTGGATGTTGTTAATAAGGGAGCAGATTGTAACATTAGTTCATCATATTGGTTATAGATATTACCTGTTTTACAACAGATTCCGACAGCGCGGCATGGCAACTTCCAGTTGAAAATGTTGTGCAGTCGCCTGCAGGATTCCCATAACTCGCGAACTCAATTGCCGAGATGTGTTTGCCCCTTTGGCACCGTAGACGTACTTCTGGATCCTTCCCTTGCGTATGGAGAGCCGGCGACGAGAGCTCATTCACGCTGCCACACACTGTTGTGATGGACACTGTGTTCACCGTTATCTCCAGCGGATTGCCTCCGATTTCCTCAACAAGAACAAGGAGGTTGTCTGTAGGTTTCAGGAAGTGCTGTGGAATGTGATACCTTCATGGTTCAGAAATGCAATGCCAGTGAGATATTGCTTGTACGGTTGGTCACAGGGGAGATGAGAGTTTGAGAAAAGAGGCTGAGAGTTGGAGCTAGCTGGGCTTACAGGGATTGAGAGGGCTGTCCACTTGGGGCCTTAAAGGAGACCCAGTACCGTCCAATGCTCTCCCCGTTGACCCATACTTCTCCCTTGCCCATACTAGTGAGGTTCAGTGCCACCGCATCGTTGCCCACTGGTGCGGCGAATGTTGTCTGGGTCACACAACAAATGGTGCAATGTATAGTATACTGTTGTAAAGTGTGGACATTTGGCACAAGATAATGAACTAGCTGGTTTTATGTACCTTGTACCAAGTAAGTGGATGATATGTCAAACTGTTTATCTCTGTCCATTCAACACTGCTTGATTCTTCTTGTGTGTAGATTCGTTTCCCTTCTCCATATAAACCAACCTGCGATTATTCTGTCAGATCAGATTAAAGAGCTTTATATTCATCTCTATCTCACATTCCAAATTAGAAATTAGTTGACTTGGATTTACCTGGTACCCCCATAGTTCGTTGTTGAGGAGATGTAGTGGTTGTTGTCCTTGCTGTATGCTCACTTTACGAATTCCAAAGCTTCTTCTTTCCATGTGAGCGCCGGAGTCCTTCCAATTAAAAGCGTGCAATTATGATAAAATGGCTAGTTTATACACTTCTAGAACTATGTCTGCTTGAAATTTGTTGTACTCAAGCTCCAGTATAACTACGCTTAACACATTTGCTCCTTTACGTTGTTGCAACCAAAAGAATAAGCATATTCCTGGTACATTGGCAGTTCGGGACCATATTGTGATAAAAGGACCCATTTTTAGGAAATCTTGGTTCCCCTCTATtaatttcttttataaaaaaaaataTTACCGGGGCAGCTCATAGGAACTATACCGGTGATCCAACCATTACActtagcaatgatatggtgttctGCCCCTCCTTTAGAGAAATATTCGTGTTGAGAATTATGTTGCCAGGTCCATCATGACTCCCATGCACACACCCTGATAGACATGAGTGAAGTGCGATTAGCAATAACATAACTCATCAGTTGTAGATTGATTTATAAGATAGCATAATCTGAATAGTGTATATCATGGATATTGTGCatttgttgttgctttcttcaaaATTATATATGAAGAAGCTTGATAAAATCATAATTTATCTAATAGGATACTGACCTACGTATTCAGTGTTGACAAAAGCATGCAATACATGTGCTCGTGACTCAGCATTAAGAAGCACAAGCTGGCCATCATCGCTTGGTCTATATTCATAGCTGCATTTAAGCAATACAGTTAGCATAGTGAATCGAAATAATTAAATAAGTAAACACGAATGATGAACAAAAACACCTTTGAGGAAATTTTCTTACCTGACAATGTACCAGAGATAATCTGTCTCATCTTTAGTCATTGAGAGATGTTCAAAGAGTTGGTTTCCAGTGTACACAGCCTTGCTTATATCTTCAGGAATTGGTTCTTTAAATGCCTTCCATGTATGAATATCGTTAAGAGACTCTACTACTTTGGCTGTTCTTGACCCATACTGAGCATTTACCTGTGATAGAAATTAATAGTGAAATATCATAACAAGAGGTTATGCCATTTGCCTTTGATGAAAACGGCTGGGTCCTGAAGGAATATATGCCAATAGGTCACATACCTTGGCTGTTTCAAATACCACTGTCCTGCACTCTGATAGAATACTGATGGATTTGGGTGCCAGTTGGAAAGGTATATTACGGAATACTACTGTTGGTGACTGATGCTTATCAAAGTTGACCAAGAAAGCCACACACTTCAATTCTGTTTCGAATATATGTGCCTGGAGTACGTCATAAATCATGCTTATGTTGCTAGAATATATTGAATAAACTGATATTGTTTTGCGCTGTGTTATTTTACCTCTTGTTCTTGACCTAATGAAAAATTGGAGTATGTTCCGAACAGTAATGGTTCTGAAGATAGATTTACTGCAGCATGCAGTTCCCTGAGATGGCCCCATGTAGGTCGCCATATTAGACCTGGATACAGTAAAACTAAGTTTGTTAGTTGCTGTTATATGTAAATCCTTCTAGCATACCTTGACTCTCTTTGAAATATTTACCGTATTCATCTAGAGGAGCTCCATCATAGTAACTTGTTGTTACATATGAAGAGGCAAACCTACCAAAGTTTGTTCCTCCATGGTACTGTGTCATAACCAACAAGAGAGAATTTAGAAGTGATTATGCTGGGAAACTTTTGAAGTGTTTTTATGAAGTTCGTACCATGTAGTAGCTCACAAAGCTTCCTTTCTTTCTTGCTATGAAAAGTGCAACTGCAAAGGCAATATCTTCTGTAGATCTCAACTTTGTATCATTACCATATATAGGGTAGCTGAATACATTAAGAATTGACCATCAGACTTTTCTTTCCATCAGGATGAGAAGATCCAAAACCAAGTGAGCTGTGAGATTGCAACATACCGAGTTGTCCAATTTTCTGTCCACAATGCAGGCTTGCTAGGTGAGTTTGGTCCTACAAATGTTTCTCCACAGATGAGCCCGTTGCAGGTATTAATCTAGTCATGAACTTACTGTCAAACTGATATGAATTATTGGCTAATGAGGTGCAATCAGGTGAAACAATGTAATAATGAACACTAACAATTGGGTCTGGGGCATCGTTTTGCTTGCACATCATCCATGGAACACCTGTCTGGAGACCTACAGCCATTTCAGCTGCCCAACGGACATAACGCGGGCCACCTGAGCCAAATGCAGGCTCAACCATCTGGTACTCATTCTCAATCTGTGCTTCAACTTATTTAGTTACATAATGAAGAACTTAACACAACCACTACTTCAAGTTAATTTTCCTAACCTGAGAAATAATTATTGGGCCTCCTTGTGGGTAATACAGCCCTTCCTGTTTCATCATGCTTACTATCTGTGTGACAAATCGTTGCATATGTTGCTGCGCGGACAAAAACATATAATTTTACCATGTTAAAGATAACCAGCCTGAAATCATGTTAGTAGTGTTTCTGTAGGATTCTGCAAAACGAAAACTCTGAAATCACCAGTCACAGTTCAGAGTTTTTCATGTTTTACAGACTCTTAGAATGCCATCTCAAAGATTATTTACCTTGAAGGGTTCATTGTCTGTTCGGAAGGTGATGTTTGGAACATCATGTAGCCAAAATGGAAACCCTCTGCATGAACACAAGATACCCAGCATTTGTTCAGGTACTACTTTTTATCCAATTAGGTATGTGCACTCGTATGAAACAGTTCTGTGTAGAGAGTTGTATTCCTTGGAACATTTCAAATAGGAAGATGCTTATCTATGGTAACTACTGCACGCGTGGAATGCACATTTATCTCTTGACAGAAAAAGGTACTAGTATTAAGCATGCGCTAAATTGTGATCCATAAATTTGCAACTAGGAGGTAACGATATTGAAAATTGGGGAGTAATCAAGGGGAAGTTAACATAGAAGTGATTAGGAGTGAGAGTCACTTCTGCAAACAGCCATTGGATTCAGGTTTATAAAATTGAATAAACATCTATGGACAGTCAGATGAAGGTATCCCAGCTTAACCCGTATCTCTataagtagtatagatatagatataaaatATGTATCCATACCCGTATTTCCATTCTGCCTCTATAAAGGGTCCAATCCTGAGGCTTACATAGAGCCCTTGAGCCTGAATTTCTCTGATGAACTTCACGAGATCGTATCTTCCCTCAAAGTTATACTGATGCGATGATACAATTGAAACATACAGTATATCAGTAATGAACAACTCATTTACTAAATATGTTTCCCTTTGACAGACATATTTATGCATGTTTTGAATTGAAAAAGACACCTACCTGGCCCTGGACAGGCTCGTGAACATTCCAAAAGACGTATGTTTGTATGACATCGAGGCCACCCTTCCTGGCGTTCGCTATGAGTTTTGGCCACATCTGTCAATTGAAATACGCAAAAACTGATTTGGTGATGAATCAGAAGAAGTAGCTCATTAGAGAATGCCAACAAGCTAGGAAGCAGTATGGAAGTTCAGTTCAAACGTTGCCTAATATTTGACCTTTGTCTCATCTCCGGAAGAGGATCCACATTTTTTCTACTCGATAGATACTTTGAAGAGTTGTCTCCCTCCCTCTACTTGTGCAATTCTGCGGTCCATTTATTGCCTAGCACCCCTGAACTATGAGGTATGCCTCAAAATTTTACCAGTGACTTTTTAGCCGTGCAAGTTTGATATTGGTTTACCAAGGGGAATTATTACATGTAAAGCGAGTAATGTTTTGCTGAGGATGTCAGAGATAGATGAAATGACAGCCGGAGGTATTACTAATCACACAGGTAAAACAAATATTGCAGTATGTCATAGTTGGATGGAAGTACTTGGTAATTGTGGGCATCTTAATTCTCTAGCTGCCAAAATATTGGTCCATTTTCAACCGGGAGTAGCTTCTTTCAGAAAAGTGTCATGATCCTGAAACTCCTGATGACGTGCGCGGGGCAGGACAGTGGGAGAAGGTCCTCGTGGTGTTTATGCTGGGCCATGTAAGCCGTATGTGCCCAAGAAAGGCAAGCCGATGAGAAGAAATCCTAACTCTGAACCgagatgggctttaggcccatcgTACTTAGGCTACTGACCTGCGTGCAGCGTGCACCAGGGGTTCAAAAGATGCTAAAAAAACCAGGGGTTCAAATTCTTTgctcaaaaaacaaaaaaccagGGGTTCAAATTCTTTgctcaaaaaacaaaaaaccagGGGTTCAAATTCTATAGGAGACAGATCACAAACGAGAGCTGATCCTCTCTgaacaaaacaaaaaagaaaatttcCCTTAAAAAACTGAAAAGAGATGCAATTCCCTCATGGCCTCCATATCGGTCAAACAAAAACTAGACAACCGAAGTACtcctagtgatctaaacgctcttatatttctttatgtcAGGAGTACCGTAAAAAACACACGCTAGACAATTGGACTTCCGTTACCATTGAATAACTACACCATGACCAAATCAGGAGGGTGGAAGCTTTGCTAAATGTACCCAAAGCCCTGCTGGACAGTTACCTCAGGGGTGCTTCTAGTGTAGTGCATCTCACCGGAGAACAGAACCCTCCTTGTGCCATTCAGCACCAAAGCCCTGCCATCATACCTCACCTCCTTTCCCGCcccgcctcctccctcccctccccgccGGCCTCCCGCCACCGCTGCAGTACCCACGCACGCCATCAGCATGGCGACCACCATCGCGATGGTCATGACTCACGACGTCGTCGACCGCTGGCTGATAGTTGGCTAATTTTCCTTGAGGGTTCTCCTCAACTTAGTTACGATATATATTTATGGAGGCGACATGTGCATGCTTGGCAAGTATTTGCGCAGGTAGTTGAAAAAGGAAACGTGTGCTGGCCATGGGCTGCTATGCACGCCCGGTAGTAAAGTTTGGCTTGTCTTTTTGCTGGTCTCTTTGGAGTATAGTAAATCGGTAATGAAGGCTTAATTGCTTTTAGAAATACCCATGCACGAGTAAAATCTCTTCAATAGATTTCTCTCGTACTGAGTTAATGCATGCTCATAATTCTACTCCAAAGAAATGGATGCATGGTCTGTATAGTTTCTGCGAAAATCCCACACGATCAGGATTAATTGAGGTGAGACATAAATTGCTTTATTCGGTCCTCTCGAATTTGTTGTTTTGGGCATCAGAATGATCTTGGAAACGTGATTTTGACAATTAATTCCTGTCACATTATATTTATTAAATGAAATAGAATCGTGTACTAGGAAAATACTATTCAAGAAAAAAATCTTGCATGATTTTCAAGAATCCAATCTAAGTTTTTTTTTGTTAAAGACATTAATGGTCATTGTTTCAGAAGGACAGATTCTACAAGATTATTGTTGAACGACAGCTTCTACAAGATTGGAGAGGAAGAAACCAAGTGGTGTAGAATTACTTGTAGAGAGGTTGATGCGTTCGTAGTAAAGCTTTTGAGCAGAGAGGTTGTCAGGTTGATGGCCGACATGCTCCTATACGCATAAAAATGATCTAACAGTCCCTAAAAAAAATGATCTACTCCATGGCTGGCTGGCTGTGCATGCCGCGCATCAGCGTGTATTCGTATGAGGCGTTCAGTTAATTCGTCCATGGAATTACGGAAACCGCATGCGTCATCAGTTACGTACACGACGGCGACGCAACTACTGGATGCATGCACCAGTATATTAACGGTGCACGCACCAATCAAAACTCCGCAAACGATGAGCATTGTTTGT
This DNA window, taken from Triticum aestivum cultivar Chinese Spring chromosome 1D, IWGSC CS RefSeq v2.1, whole genome shotgun sequence, encodes the following:
- the LOC123182106 gene encoding beta-galactosidase 7; translation: MYRVDAAVAVALIVLTACASSAAAGDGRRVEEGGGGEVTNDGRALVVNGTRRMLFSGEMHYTRSTPEMWPKLIANARKGGLDVIQTYVFWNVHEPVQGQYNFEGRYDLVKFIREIQAQGLYVSLRIGPFIEAEWKYGGFPFWLHDVPNITFRTDNEPFKQHMQRFVTQIVSMMKQEGLYYPQGGPIIISQIENEYQMVEPAFGSGGPRYVRWAAEMAVGLQTGVPWMMCKQNDAPDPIINTCNGLICGETFVGPNSPSKPALWTENWTTRYPIYGNDTKLRSTEDIAFAVALFIARKKGSFVSYYMYHGGTNFGRFASSYVTTSYYDGAPLDEYGLIWRPTWGHLRELHAAVNLSSEPLLFGTYSNFSLGQEQEAHIFETELKCVAFLVNFDKHQSPTVVFRNIPFQLAPKSISILSECRTVVFETAKVNAQYGSRTAKVVESLNDIHTWKAFKEPIPEDISKAVYTGNQLFEHLSMTKDETDYLWYIVSYEYRPSDDGQLVLLNAESRAHVLHAFVNTEYVGCVHGSHDGPGNIILNTNISLKEGQNTISLLSVMVGSPDSGAHMERRSFGIRKVSIQQGQQPLHLLNNELWGYQVGLYGEGKRIYTQEESSSVEWTEINSLTYHPLTWYKTTFAAPVGNDAVALNLTSMGKGEVWVNGESIGRYWVSFKAPSGQPSQSLYHIPQHFLKPTDNLLVLVEEIGGNPLEITVNTVSITTVCGSVNELSSPALHTQGKDPEVRLRCQRGKHISAIEFASYGNPAGDCTTFSTGSCHAALSESVVKQACIGKRGCSIPVSPARFGGDPCPGIQKSLLVVANCR